A single region of the Bacteroides luhongzhouii genome encodes:
- a CDS encoding glycosyltransferase family 4 protein produces MTTKILFILHLPPPVHGAAMVGKYIYDSELINEEFDCRYINLTTAKNLQDIGKGGIKKLWKFIKLLSGIIKEVTKIKPELIYVTPNACGKAFYKDFVVVQLLKIMGCKVVAHYHNKGVVTQQDRKLDNWLYRKFFCGLKVILLAETLYQDVQKYVKREDVYICPNGIPEILTGEPIAERHNEVPHLLFLSNLLVSKGVLVLLNALQILKEKGYLFACDLIGGETAEIDIARLNAEIEKRGLNRLVMYNGKKYGVDKDVFFRSADIFVFPTFNECFPLVLLEAMQYGLPCVSTKEGGISDIIENGKTGWLVNRQSSKDLAECLEWMINHPKETAAMGKKGNKKFDEEFTLYRFEIRMRDILKKLI; encoded by the coding sequence ATGACAACTAAAATTCTTTTCATTCTCCATCTTCCACCACCAGTTCACGGTGCAGCAATGGTGGGGAAGTATATTTATGACAGTGAACTTATAAATGAGGAGTTTGATTGCCGTTACATTAATCTTACTACGGCAAAGAATCTGCAAGATATTGGTAAAGGTGGGATAAAGAAACTGTGGAAGTTTATAAAGTTACTTAGTGGAATTATCAAGGAGGTAACAAAAATAAAACCAGAGTTGATATACGTCACGCCGAATGCTTGTGGAAAGGCTTTTTATAAAGACTTTGTTGTGGTACAATTGTTAAAAATAATGGGTTGCAAAGTTGTGGCACATTATCATAATAAAGGTGTAGTAACACAACAAGACAGAAAACTAGATAATTGGCTTTATAGGAAATTCTTTTGTGGGTTGAAAGTCATTCTGTTAGCAGAAACTTTATATCAGGATGTACAAAAATATGTCAAACGTGAGGATGTGTATATTTGTCCGAATGGCATTCCTGAGATATTGACAGGAGAACCTATTGCAGAACGACATAATGAAGTTCCACACTTATTGTTTCTTTCTAATTTGTTGGTGAGTAAAGGGGTTTTGGTGTTACTTAATGCTTTACAGATTCTAAAAGAGAAAGGATATTTGTTTGCTTGTGATTTAATAGGCGGTGAAACGGCTGAAATAGATATTGCTCGTTTGAATGCCGAAATTGAAAAGCGTGGGCTAAATCGGTTGGTTATGTACAATGGAAAAAAGTATGGTGTTGATAAAGATGTTTTTTTTCGAAGTGCAGACATCTTTGTCTTTCCCACATTCAATGAATGTTTCCCTTTGGTGCTACTTGAAGCTATGCAGTATGGGCTACCTTGTGTTTCAACAAAAGAGGGTGGAATTTCTGATATTATAGAGAATGGAAAAACTGGTTGGTTGGTAAATAGACAATCATCAAAAGATTTAGCAGAATGTTTGGAGTGGATGATTAACCATCCAAAGGAAACGGCGGCTATGGGAAAGAAAGGAAATAAAAAATTTGACGAAGAATTTACGCTATACCGATTTGAAATTAGAATGAGAGATATTTTAAAAAAACTAATCTAA
- a CDS encoding WecB/TagA/CpsF family glycosyltransferase, with product MFELKTLSIIGSKAELASLPDGKLLINTINAHSFNTAKKDVLFAEALTNGDVLIPDGASIVKACQWIKARSQPMERIAGWDFFEIEMRKLNEKGGKCFFMGSSESTLELVRQRTAMDYPNIVVETYSPPYKPEFSDEDNRKIIEAINAVSPDLLWIGMTAPKQEKWAYVHLNELNVHCHIGTIGAVFDFFAGTVKRAPQCWQDHSLEWAYRLLKEPKRMWRRYIIGNMLFLWNILKEKNGTLVDHH from the coding sequence ATGTTTGAATTAAAAACATTATCAATTATAGGTAGTAAAGCTGAATTGGCTTCACTACCTGATGGCAAATTGCTTATAAACACCATTAATGCACATTCTTTCAACACAGCAAAGAAAGATGTTTTATTTGCAGAAGCATTGACGAATGGCGATGTTTTGATCCCTGATGGGGCAAGCATAGTGAAGGCTTGTCAATGGATTAAGGCGAGAAGTCAGCCTATGGAACGTATTGCAGGATGGGATTTCTTTGAAATTGAGATGCGTAAACTGAATGAGAAGGGTGGTAAATGCTTTTTTATGGGAAGCAGCGAATCTACATTGGAACTTGTGAGGCAGCGCACAGCTATGGATTATCCTAATATTGTCGTGGAAACATATTCACCACCCTATAAGCCTGAATTTTCAGACGAGGATAATCGAAAGATTATAGAGGCTATTAATGCAGTGAGCCCCGATTTGCTTTGGATTGGTATGACTGCGCCTAAACAAGAAAAATGGGCATATGTACATTTGAATGAATTAAATGTTCATTGTCATATAGGTACAATTGGTGCTGTGTTTGATTTTTTTGCAGGAACAGTGAAGCGTGCTCCACAGTGCTGGCAAGATCATTCCTTGGAATGGGCATATCGTTTATTGAAAGAACCGAAAAGGATGTGGCGTAGGTATATCATAGGAAATATGTTGTTCTTATGGAATATCTTGAAAGAGAAAAATGGAACGCTTGTGGATCATCATTAA
- a CDS encoding glycosyltransferase — MKVVHICMVAYIDGWGYQDNLLPDYMTQAGHDVVVVTSKNHFPNFLKETEIRKIQEKGYDYYYGNVHVYRILTNITTANYTFFCSGLNDILKKEKPDAIFHHGVNSSSMLLCWYYVLLHPSTNFFIDNHSDKINESPKKLWNFFVIGGLMRLCTKLVQSKVTKFYGVTPGRCDYFKEVYGACPSKIDLMPIGCDTNSIDIIDSDKEKLREKYNIPIDAFILVSGGKMGIDKGTISLIESYKSLKELKSNVILVLFGRFTDRETEELAKCTSGVYIYGWCDRIQTLELLKLSDIACWPIHHTTLIEDAVGAAIPLVVRHTSNTSHIIEQNGEYVESGGKDEIFNAIQKIIVNYDAYKKDTVRMRNKYSYKALVSQFEIDCKSIR, encoded by the coding sequence ATGAAAGTAGTTCATATATGTATGGTTGCTTATATAGATGGTTGGGGATATCAAGACAATTTACTTCCTGATTATATGACTCAAGCGGGGCATGATGTTGTGGTTGTTACTTCTAAAAATCATTTTCCGAACTTTCTTAAAGAAACTGAAATACGAAAAATTCAAGAAAAAGGTTATGATTATTATTATGGTAATGTTCATGTTTATCGTATACTAACTAACATAACTACAGCTAATTATACATTCTTCTGTAGTGGCTTAAATGATATTCTAAAAAAAGAAAAACCAGATGCAATTTTTCATCACGGTGTAAATAGTTCGTCAATGTTACTATGCTGGTATTATGTATTATTGCATCCATCAACAAACTTTTTTATAGACAATCATTCTGATAAGATAAATGAATCTCCCAAAAAACTATGGAATTTTTTTGTTATTGGAGGTCTTATGAGGCTGTGTACAAAACTAGTACAATCAAAGGTGACAAAATTCTATGGTGTAACTCCAGGAAGATGTGACTATTTTAAAGAAGTATATGGGGCATGTCCATCAAAGATTGATCTTATGCCAATTGGTTGTGATACTAATTCCATAGATATTATAGATTCAGACAAGGAGAAATTAAGAGAAAAATATAATATTCCTATTGATGCTTTTATTCTTGTAAGTGGAGGAAAAATGGGTATTGATAAAGGTACTATTTCATTAATTGAGTCGTATAAATCACTAAAAGAATTAAAATCAAATGTGATTTTGGTATTATTTGGTCGATTTACAGATCGTGAAACGGAGGAATTAGCCAAATGTACTTCTGGTGTTTACATATATGGTTGGTGTGACAGAATACAAACGTTAGAATTGTTAAAGTTGTCAGATATTGCTTGTTGGCCTATTCATCATACTACATTAATAGAAGATGCAGTTGGTGCGGCGATTCCTTTAGTTGTTAGGCACACATCCAATACTTCTCATATTATTGAGCAAAATGGTGAATATGTAGAATCTGGGGGAAAGGATGAAATATTTAATGCTATTCAAAAGATTATTGTGAATTATGACGCTTATAAGAAAGATACGGTAAGAATGCGAAATAAATATAGTTATAAAGCATTAGTATCCCAGTTTGAAATAGACTGTAAATCAATTCGGTAA
- a CDS encoding polysaccharide biosynthesis/export family protein, producing the protein MNLRIMMRRLNKRNLWLLLLPFLLAACQSYKKVPYFQNVEVVNEVEQQEKLYDAKIMPKDLLTIVVSCTNPELAIPFNLTVASNAGIAVSTSSYVTTQPVLQPYLVDNEGNINFPVLGELKLGGLTKREAEQLIIDKLKPYMKETPIVTVRMVNYKISVIGEVTRPGTFTISNEKVNLLEALAMAGDMTVYGLRDNVKLIREDANGKQQIVTLDLNKAETILSPYYWLQQNDIIYVTPNKAKARNSDVGNSTSLWFSATSILVSIVSLLVNILK; encoded by the coding sequence ATGAATTTAAGAATTATGATGAGAAGACTAAACAAGAGAAATTTGTGGCTATTATTGTTGCCATTCCTATTGGCTGCCTGTCAGTCTTATAAAAAGGTTCCCTATTTCCAGAATGTGGAAGTTGTGAACGAAGTAGAACAACAGGAAAAATTGTATGATGCCAAGATCATGCCCAAGGATTTGTTGACTATTGTGGTATCGTGTACTAATCCTGAACTTGCGATACCTTTTAATCTGACAGTTGCCAGCAATGCCGGAATAGCGGTGAGTACTTCGTCTTATGTGACTACCCAACCTGTATTACAACCTTATTTGGTAGATAATGAAGGAAACATAAATTTTCCGGTGTTAGGAGAATTGAAGTTAGGAGGTTTAACGAAAAGGGAAGCGGAACAGTTGATCATAGATAAACTAAAACCTTACATGAAGGAGACTCCCATTGTAACGGTGCGTATGGTAAATTATAAAATATCGGTTATCGGCGAAGTTACCCGTCCCGGAACTTTTACTATTTCCAATGAGAAGGTAAATTTGTTGGAGGCATTGGCTATGGCTGGTGATATGACGGTATACGGTCTTCGTGATAATGTGAAGTTGATCCGTGAGGACGCAAACGGCAAACAGCAAATTGTGACCTTGGATTTGAACAAGGCCGAAACCATTCTTTCGCCTTACTATTGGTTACAACAGAATGATATTATCTACGTAACTCCTAATAAAGCAAAAGCTCGAAATTCAGATGTAGGTAACAGTACCAGTCTCTGGTTCTCTGCAACCTCTATCCTGGTATCCATTGTCAGCTTATTAGTAAATATTTTAAAATAA
- a CDS encoding nucleotide sugar dehydrogenase → MSEIKIAVIGLGYVGLPLARLFSTKYKTVGFDMNAKRCEALMAGHDATFEVSDELLQDAINNHSFKCTANIEDIRECNFYVVAVPTPVDADNHPDLKPLWRASETIGKVISKGDIVVYESTVYPGVTEEECLPVVEQVSGLKFNVDFFAGYSPERINPGDKEHTVEKIKKVTSGSTPEIANIVDGVYNSVLVNGTHKAPSIKIAEASKIIENSQRDVNIAFMNELAKIFNAMGIDTQDVIDAAATKWNFIKLKPGLVGGHCISVDPYYLIQKAQVYGVLPRIMSASRRLNDGMGAYVANQTIKYMNKKGVMVKDAKILILGITFKENCPDIRNTKIVDIYNTFEEYSNNITIYDPWAHATAVKNEYGIDIVSELPTEKFDAVILGVAHKQFLKLDIKGLVKDGGVVYDVKGVLPREIVDGRL, encoded by the coding sequence GCTCTTATGGCTGGTCATGATGCAACTTTTGAGGTATCAGATGAACTTCTTCAAGACGCAATCAATAATCATAGTTTTAAGTGTACTGCCAACATTGAGGACATCCGTGAATGTAATTTCTATGTAGTGGCTGTTCCTACTCCTGTTGATGCTGACAATCATCCGGATTTAAAGCCTCTTTGGAGGGCATCTGAAACAATTGGTAAGGTTATTTCTAAGGGGGATATTGTTGTTTATGAATCAACTGTTTATCCGGGTGTAACAGAAGAAGAATGTTTGCCAGTTGTAGAACAGGTCAGTGGGCTAAAGTTTAATGTTGATTTCTTTGCAGGTTATTCTCCTGAACGTATTAATCCCGGTGATAAAGAGCATACAGTAGAGAAAATTAAAAAAGTTACTTCTGGTTCTACTCCAGAGATTGCTAACATAGTGGATGGCGTTTATAATTCTGTTCTCGTAAATGGTACTCACAAAGCTCCTTCTATTAAAATAGCAGAGGCGTCAAAAATCATCGAGAATAGTCAGCGTGATGTGAATATTGCTTTCATGAACGAGTTGGCAAAGATTTTCAATGCTATGGGTATTGACACACAGGACGTTATTGATGCTGCCGCTACTAAATGGAATTTCATTAAGCTGAAGCCAGGTCTTGTGGGGGGGCATTGTATCTCTGTTGACCCCTACTATCTTATCCAGAAGGCACAAGTGTATGGCGTACTTCCTCGCATAATGTCAGCTTCTCGTCGTTTGAATGATGGAATGGGGGCATATGTAGCTAACCAGACCATTAAGTACATGAACAAGAAGGGAGTAATGGTTAAGGATGCTAAAATTCTGATTCTCGGTATTACCTTTAAAGAGAATTGTCCTGACATCCGCAACACTAAGATTGTGGACATCTATAACACTTTTGAAGAGTATTCAAATAATATAACTATTTATGATCCATGGGCACATGCTACAGCTGTAAAGAATGAGTATGGTATTGATATTGTTAGCGAGTTACCTACAGAGAAGTTTGATGCTGTTATACTTGGTGTTGCACACAAGCAGTTCCTTAAGTTGGATATAAAGGGGCTTGTTAAAGATGGTGGTGTTGTTTATGATGTTAAGGGGGTGTTGCCTCGTGAAATTGTAGACGGACGTCTGTAA
- a CDS encoding undecaprenyl-phosphate glucose phosphotransferase: MQEVQRFNKVLKSLVLLGDLILLNLLLWGFNLLLGTRFWCIHCGSIFQGMILITLCYLLCNMHSGVILHRSVVRPEQIMIRVLRNMVPFVFFSVCTLLVFHFHFSHSRYFGLFYVALIIVIVSYRLISRHFLELYRKKGGNVRKVVLVGSHENMQELYHAMTDDPTSGYRVLGYFEDFPSDRYPQDVPYLGQPNEVSVFLEKHAGEINQLYCSLPSARSAEIVPIINYCENHLVRFFSVPNVRNYLKRRMHFELLGNVPVLSIRCEPLESLENRIIKRAFDIVCSGLFLITVFPFVYIFFGIAIKLSSPGPVFFKQKRSGEDGREFWCYKFRSMKVNAQCDTLQATENDPRKTRIGEIMRKTSVDELPQFINVLKGDMSIVGPRPHMLKHTEEYSNLINKFMVRHFVKPGITGWAQVTGFRGETKELWQMEGRVQRDIWYIEHWTFLLDLYIMYKTVYNAIHGEKEAY, from the coding sequence ATGCAAGAAGTCCAACGTTTCAACAAAGTCCTAAAATCTTTGGTTCTCTTAGGAGACCTTATTTTGCTGAATCTGCTTTTATGGGGATTTAATTTGTTACTGGGTACCCGCTTTTGGTGTATTCATTGCGGTTCTATCTTTCAAGGAATGATTCTTATCACTCTGTGCTATTTACTTTGTAACATGCATTCAGGTGTTATTCTTCATCGTTCTGTGGTGCGTCCCGAACAGATCATGATTCGTGTTTTACGTAACATGGTTCCTTTTGTTTTTTTTTCGGTTTGTACGCTGCTTGTTTTTCATTTCCATTTTTCTCATTCCCGATATTTCGGACTGTTTTATGTCGCTTTAATAATTGTTATCGTCAGCTATCGTCTAATTTCCCGTCACTTTCTGGAGCTTTATCGAAAAAAGGGAGGAAATGTTCGCAAGGTAGTATTAGTTGGGAGCCATGAGAATATGCAGGAACTTTATCATGCGATGACGGATGATCCTACGTCCGGTTATCGTGTACTGGGGTATTTCGAGGATTTTCCTTCAGACCGGTATCCGCAGGATGTTCCATATTTGGGACAACCAAATGAAGTAAGTGTTTTTTTAGAAAAACATGCGGGAGAGATCAATCAGCTTTATTGTAGCCTTCCTTCTGCGCGAAGTGCAGAGATTGTCCCTATCATTAATTACTGTGAAAACCATTTGGTCCGTTTTTTTAGTGTTCCTAATGTTCGTAACTATTTGAAGCGTAGGATGCATTTTGAGTTATTGGGTAATGTTCCTGTGCTTTCCATTCGTTGTGAACCATTGGAGTCGTTAGAAAACCGTATTATTAAGCGTGCTTTTGATATTGTCTGTTCGGGGTTATTTCTTATTACTGTCTTTCCGTTCGTCTATATATTCTTCGGAATTGCAATTAAATTAAGTTCTCCCGGTCCTGTCTTTTTCAAACAGAAACGCAGTGGTGAGGATGGTCGTGAATTTTGGTGTTACAAGTTTCGTTCGATGAAGGTTAATGCGCAGTGTGATACCCTTCAGGCTACGGAAAACGATCCTCGTAAAACACGTATCGGAGAGATTATGAGAAAGACGAGTGTGGACGAATTACCTCAATTTATAAATGTACTGAAGGGTGATATGTCGATTGTAGGTCCCCGTCCTCACATGTTAAAGCATACGGAGGAATATTCTAATCTGATAAACAAGTTTATGGTTCGTCACTTTGTTAAACCTGGAATAACTGGTTGGGCTCAGGTGACGGGCTTTCGTGGTGAGACGAAAGAGCTCTGGCAGATGGAGGGACGTGTGCAACGTGATATCTGGTATATAGAGCATTGGACTTTTTTATTGGACTTATATATTATGTATAAGACGGTGTATAATGCCATACACGGAGAAAAAGAAGCATATTAA
- a CDS encoding GumC family protein: MKETDFNEAQESKEENIDVKELLFKYLIHWPWFVGAVVACLIAAWVYLHISTPVYNISATVLIKDDKKGGSAGMLSGLESLGLDGMISSSQNIDNEIEVLRSKTIVKEVVEDLGLYISYTDEDEFPSRNMYKTSPVQVSLTPQEADLLEEPMIVKMALQPQGSMDVTVKIDDDEYQKHFEKLPAVFPTDKGTLAFFLTPDSVLSSKRTLEETTDLEKTTRNITATINKPLTVAKWCCKNMTIEPTSKTTSVAVISLKNSNVQRGKDFINKLLEMYNINTNNDKNEVAQKTAEFINERISIISKELGSTEKDLESFKRGAGITDLTSDAQIALTGSAEYEKKRVENQTQINLLQDLQKYMQNEGYEVLPSNIGLQDVNLAAAINRYNDVLVERKRLLRTSTENNPTIINLDTSISAMKENVQVSLDRVLRGLFITKADLDREASRYSRRISEAPGQEREFVSIARQQEIKAGLYLMLLQKREENAITLAATANNAKIIDEAIADDAPVSPRSKITYLIALILGVGIPVGVIYLLELTKFKIEGRADVEKLTSAPIVGDIPLTDEKQGAIAVFENQNNLMSETFRNVRTNLQFMLGNDKKVILVTSTVSGEGKSFISGNLAISLSLLGKKVVIVGLDIRKPGLNKVFNISKREQGITQYLANPEKNLMDLVQLSDVSKNLYILPGGTVPPNPTELLARDGLDKAIETLKKNFEYVILDTAPVGMVTDTLLIGRVADLSVYVCRADYTRKNEYTLINELIDGNKLPNLCTVINGLDLKKRKYGYYYGYGKYGKYYGYGKRYGYGYGYGEQSGKEE; this comes from the coding sequence ATGAAAGAAACAGATTTTAATGAAGCACAAGAATCTAAGGAAGAAAATATAGACGTCAAGGAACTATTGTTTAAATATTTGATCCACTGGCCTTGGTTTGTGGGGGCGGTTGTGGCGTGTTTGATTGCGGCATGGGTCTATTTGCATATATCCACTCCCGTATATAATATTTCCGCTACGGTTTTAATAAAAGATGATAAGAAAGGGGGGAGTGCAGGAATGCTTTCCGGGTTGGAGAGTCTGGGATTGGATGGTATGATCTCTTCTTCGCAGAATATTGATAACGAGATTGAAGTTCTCCGTTCAAAGACTATTGTCAAAGAGGTGGTTGAAGATTTGGGTCTTTATATTTCTTATACAGATGAGGATGAATTCCCTTCCAGGAACATGTATAAGACTTCACCTGTACAAGTGAGTCTGACTCCGCAGGAGGCTGATTTGTTGGAGGAGCCGATGATAGTGAAGATGGCATTGCAACCACAGGGAAGTATGGATGTGACTGTGAAGATTGACGATGATGAATATCAGAAACATTTTGAAAAATTGCCGGCGGTTTTTCCTACCGACAAAGGGACATTGGCTTTTTTCCTGACGCCGGACTCGGTATTATCTTCTAAAAGAACATTGGAAGAAACTACAGATTTGGAAAAGACTACACGTAATATTACAGCTACAATTAATAAGCCTTTGACTGTAGCGAAATGGTGTTGCAAGAATATGACTATAGAACCTACTTCCAAAACCACTTCTGTAGCTGTCATATCATTGAAAAACTCAAATGTACAGCGCGGCAAGGATTTTATTAATAAGCTATTGGAGATGTATAATATCAATACGAATAATGATAAGAATGAAGTTGCACAGAAAACAGCAGAATTTATCAATGAACGTATTAGTATTATCTCCAAAGAACTGGGCAGTACAGAAAAAGATCTGGAAAGCTTTAAACGTGGGGCGGGTATTACGGATTTAACCAGTGATGCACAGATTGCTTTGACCGGTAGTGCTGAATATGAAAAGAAACGTGTGGAGAATCAAACCCAGATTAATTTGCTGCAGGATTTGCAGAAATATATGCAAAATGAAGGTTATGAAGTACTGCCTAGTAATATAGGATTGCAAGATGTGAATCTTGCAGCTGCTATTAACCGTTATAATGATGTGCTTGTTGAGAGAAAACGTTTGCTGCGTACATCAACAGAGAATAATCCTACCATCATAAACTTGGATACCAGCATTAGTGCAATGAAAGAGAATGTACAAGTATCTTTAGATAGAGTGTTGCGTGGATTGTTTATCACAAAGGCGGATCTGGATCGTGAAGCGAGCCGTTATTCCCGTCGCATTAGTGAGGCACCTGGGCAAGAACGTGAGTTTGTAAGTATTGCACGTCAGCAAGAGATAAAGGCTGGACTTTATCTGATGTTGCTTCAGAAACGTGAAGAGAATGCTATAACTCTGGCTGCCACAGCCAATAATGCGAAGATTATAGATGAAGCTATAGCAGATGATGCTCCTGTGTCTCCTAGAAGTAAAATTACTTATTTAATCGCTTTGATACTAGGAGTCGGAATTCCGGTAGGGGTTATATATTTGCTTGAATTAACCAAATTCAAGATTGAAGGTCGTGCAGATGTAGAAAAACTTACTAGTGCACCTATTGTCGGTGATATCCCGTTGACAGATGAAAAGCAGGGAGCTATTGCTGTATTTGAGAATCAAAACAACCTGATGAGTGAAACTTTCCGCAATGTCCGAACGAATCTTCAGTTTATGCTTGGAAATGACAAGAAGGTGATTTTAGTTACTTCCACAGTCAGTGGTGAAGGTAAATCCTTTATCTCTGGTAATCTTGCTATCAGTCTTTCTTTATTAGGGAAGAAGGTAGTAATAGTTGGTCTTGATATCCGCAAGCCAGGTTTGAATAAGGTATTCAATATATCAAAAAGAGAACAAGGTATAACTCAATATTTGGCTAATCCGGAAAAGAATTTGATGGATTTGGTACAGCTCTCTGATGTCAGTAAGAATCTCTATATTCTTCCTGGTGGAACAGTTCCTCCTAACCCGACAGAATTGTTAGCACGTGATGGATTGGATAAAGCGATTGAGACTCTTAAAAAGAATTTTGAATATGTGATTCTCGATACCGCTCCTGTCGGTATGGTAACTGATACCTTATTAATAGGACGTGTGGCTGATTTATCTGTTTATGTATGTCGTGCGGATTATACTCGTAAGAATGAGTATACTTTGATTAATGAACTTATTGATGGAAATAAGTTACCTAACTTGTGTACAGTAATAAATGGTTTGGATTTGAAGAAAAGAAAGTACGGTTATTATTACGGTTATGGTAAATATGGCAAGTATTATGGTTATGGTAAACGATACGGCTATGGTTATGGATATGGAGAACAATCTGGTAAGGAAGAATAA